The stretch of DNA NNNNNNNNNNNNNNNNNNNNNNNNNNNNNNNNNNNNNNNNNNNNNNNNNNNNNNNNNNNNNNNNNNNNNNNNNNNNNNNNNNNNNNNNNNNNNNNNNNNNNNNNNNNNNNNNNNNNNNNNNNNNNNNNNNNNNNNNNNNNNNNNNNNNNNNNNNNNNNNNNNNNNNNNNNNNNNNNNNNNNNNNNNNNNNNNNNNNNNNNNNNNNNNNNNNNNNNNNNNNNNNNNNNNNNNNNNNNNNNNNNNNNNNNNNNNNNNNNNNNNNNNNNNNNNNNNNNNNNNNNNNNNNNNNNNNNNNNNNNNNNNNNNNNNNNNNNNNNNNNNNNNNNNNNNNNNNNNNNNNNNNNNNNNNNNNNNNNNNNNNNNNNNNNNNNNNNNNNNNNNNNNNNNNNNNNNNNNNNNNNNNNNNNNNNNNNNNNNNNNNNNNNNNNNNNNNNNNNNNNNNNNNNNNNNNNNNNNNNNNNNNNNNNNNNNNNNNNNNNNNNNNNNNNNNNNNNNNNNNNNNNNNNNNNNNNNNNNNNNNNNNNNNNNNNNNNNNNNNNNNNNNNNNNNNNNNNNNNNNNNNNNNNNNNNNNNNNNNNNNNNNNNNNNNNNNNNNNNNNNNNNNNNNNNNNNNNNNNNNNNNNNNNNNNNNNNNNNNNNNNNNNNNNNNNNNNNNNNNNNNNNNNNNNNNNNNNNNNNNNNNNNNNNNNNNNNNNNNNNNNNNNNNNNNNNNNNNNNNNNNNNNNNNNNataatttataaattataaatttattataaataattgtaaaataattttataatttataaatttattataaattattaacattggtaaatgactaataatatgataaaataatttataaatttattataaaataacttataaaataatttgataataataaattataaattattatcaaattgtaaaataatttataaattataattttattataaataattgtaaaataattttataattttataatttataaatttattataaaataatattattattgagagtAGGATTGAATGAGATTAGACATTGAGAGCATGATTGAGAGGAGAGAAAGGAGGAGAggtccacatcagctttttggttgatgtgggaaatatttgtataggtggatgaaatagaatgaggtggCATTCGAGAGTGAGGTGACATtcgggagtctgttttaaatatatataatagatttatgTTTTTAGATGTAATGAAATTTAAGAACATCAAtgtattgttattttaaaattattttgtacaataaataattatctttaatttgaaaattataaaatataatgtgagagattgaattatttttattgaatgaaagtataaataattttaagatctattattttaaaccaaataaattataaaagaattGATTGGATATTAAATGAAAGAATTTTATTctataaagttattatttatttaaattaataaccaagtttataactcaaatcaatttaaataaaattaatgaatttagaCTTTAAGTCTTAGTTCAACCGACAaatgtaaatattattattaggtTGAAGTTTTCGAATTCGGACctaaatctcacagttgtgtgagttaattatgatgtaatttaatatcttttataaaataaaatttttataagaaaattgatgaaTTCAAATGTTGTGTTTGATCTAAATCAACTCAAACCAAACTCAAGTAAATCTCTATctaaaacatttattatttaaactGTATTTacatacttttatatttttttcaatagacataaaaaaatgttaaacaaTGTCTCTTAATTCAATtcacaaatatcaatattattagatTATATATCAAATCTCAAATTTGAGTCTAAAATTTTgcaatttatttaaagaaaatattaaacaatatgtcattttttttctacAGTAACAatagccttttttttttttttttactaaccaaTAGGTGATATAGGTGATGTTAAGAGTAAAGTAAATTGAAGCCATATACTATAACAACACGGAAAAGAGAGAGAGGAAAGTTTTGGTTCCTTGCACATCAACGTGTTCATTTTTGAACCAAAACACTTTGTCCCATCATCACTGTTTCAAAAGGCAATGCTTTTAGAAcaataaaatttcaagaaataaaGACAAACCCCAACACTGCAAACACACAcactttaagtttattttaactTCTTCCAAATTCCTTTGAGACATCAATAGAGAATCAAATAGAAAGATGTCTCTTTCAAGAGCCACAGAGAGTAAaccaaacaacaacaacaacactcAGATGAAGGAAAGTGGAGTTGCAACAACAGGAGCAGCaccttcttcctcttcttcttcatgGAATAGACTTCCTCCTATGCCTCCTCACACAACACATATGTTTGGTAGGTACTAATTAAAGTTATagtgttttctatttttttagtattttattttcagtcaattcttttttttagtattttaattttaaagtatcgttattttatttaaaatatatgatagaCTAATCCAAAGTCCAAACTCACAAGAttctataaaaaatgttaattttaaaataaattgtttcatGAAAAGTCTCCCCTTTAAGGGGCCCTTGTGTAACATAAACAATGGTTTGAATttgtaatattattaaattaactcAAAACTGAAATATAAGTACACACGCATATGTAACTGTAAAAATACTACCTTTAAAttttcttatttcttttttttaggaATCAATTCCAGAAAAAATTCCCCCTCATGTGTGCAATAAGTGCACTCGAATGGTATAAGTAGttgcattaacatttaatattttaatgtgcAGATTCAATCATGTACTTTTTCCATTAGACTCTACAGAACAATACCATGTACTTCCAATACTACAACCAACACAATTCAAGTGGTTAATTGTTCGCATTATTTGGATACTGAAATAATTCTTAGCTGaactttatttatgttttgacTAAGATCAAGAGAATCCTTTAAAAATTAGAGATTTAAGATAAAGAAATATACTATCAACAAAATAGAGAAATTCGAAATGAagtacaaattttattttttttagtatattaagtttttctataaaatataattcattcCTATAAAACTGACTTATAAAGGTGAGAATTGTCCGACTTATAAATATTGGTTATCAAGTCATATCTCATATGATATGGAACACTAAACTTGCTTTGGGAATTCTTTTATTTATGACAAAAATGCCATTTGTTTTGTTCACAATACTAAATATGTGATGTTAATAAGTAATGATCTGATTACAAATGGCAGAAGATAGCGATGAAGATCTTTTCACAGTTCCGGATGTGGAAGCTACAACAGGTCAAAGTGTGCATTCTGAATTGACAAATCCTAATAGTAACCACAATCAAAGCAATGCAGCAGATCCTCAGCTTCAAACCGACTTCGCCGGAAAGCGTCGCCGTGGAAGAAACCCGGTGGATAAAGAGTATAGGCGACACAAAAGGTACATACATAGAAACACAAACTTTAGTTCAACCTAAGGTGCTGTTACACATGTGTTGTATGCACCAAATTATATGGTTCACCATGAGGTATCAATTATTACTAAGTTATATATGATTATGTTACATGAAACATTAATTTATTCTCTCTCATTTTTAAACGTGtattttgttctttttatttcaCAAGTTTCATGATGTTTCCCACAATCTAATTTGAGGTTTATTTCTTATGTGTCACACTCATCAttgatgtaattttattttctctggCTTAGAATTAGTGTCGTTTAAGAtcattgtatatatattaagaatataataattataagaaggagaaaagttattttatcaaattacttATCTTAACTATTGATAagtttttttactattatcaatgtaaaataaaataatattttagatgtTGTGTATGTAGTAATAATTGAAGGATAGAATCAGAAAACATAATTAAAGttttattgaaatttgtaaatgacattaattttgagacaattttttttgtacTAAAGTGACATTCAGTATGAGATGGAAATAGTATGATGTAACATTGTTGATTTGGACCACATAACACTAAATATGATAAGAATagatttatatttaatcaatgaAATTGAAAAAGCTCGTAAGAGGCTTTCTAATCCATTGTTTGTGGTCTAAATCAACATTGTCACATCATTAAATGTAATTTCATTTCATTAATGAACATAATGTGTCATAACAAATAAGTCTAAAATTGAGTTGAAAGAAAAATTCTTGAAACTTGTGAAATTGAGACCAAAATctcgaattttaaaataagatgattAAAATCATGTTTCTGTTAAATAGAATAATTCACTATATACATTTCGTCcactaattaatatattttattgctAAGCCTCAGCAATCAACATCACAAACAACCAATCAATTCATTCCATTTTCTAAAAAGTGGGCGATTGATTGATTGTTATGTTGAGCATGGTATCAA from Cicer arietinum cultivar CDC Frontier isolate Library 1 chromosome 3, Cicar.CDCFrontier_v2.0, whole genome shotgun sequence encodes:
- the LOC101512390 gene encoding transcription factor HY5-like; this translates as MSLSRATESKPNNNNNTQMKESGVATTGAAPSSSSSSWNRLPPMPPHTTHMFEDSDEDLFTVPDVEATTGQSVHSELTNPNSNHNQSNAADPQLQTDFAGKRRRGRNPVDKEYRRHKRLLRNRVSAQQARERKKVYVNDLESRAKELEDKNSNLDERISTLINENTMLRKVLMSTRPKVDESNEC